Proteins from a single region of Urocitellus parryii isolate mUroPar1 chromosome 4, mUroPar1.hap1, whole genome shotgun sequence:
- the Mpzl3 gene encoding myelin protein zero-like protein 3 isoform X1, with amino-acid sequence MQQSGAAGGRGCALFSVLGILFFQGVHIVLSLEINADAHVRGYVGEKIKLKCTFKSTSEVTDKLTIDWTYRPPSSSRTESIFHYQSFQYPTTAGTFRDRISWVGNVYKGDASISISNPTLKDNGTFSCAVKNPPDVHHNIPLTELTVTERGFGTMLSSVALLSILVFIPSVVVVVLLLLRMGRKAAGLKKRSKSGYKKSSIEVSDDTDQEEKDECMARLCVRCAECLDSDYEETY; translated from the exons GTGTTCATATCGTCCTTTCCTTGGAGATTAATGCAGATGCTCATGTTCGAGgttatgttggagaaaagatcaAGTTGAAATGTACCTTCAAGTCAACTTCGGAAGTCACTGACAAACTGACCATAGATTGGACATACCGCCCTCCCAGCAGCAGTCGAACAGAGTCT ATTTTTCATTATCAGTCTTTCCAGTACCCAACCACAGCAGGCACATTTCGGGATCGGATTTCCTGGGTTGGAAATGTGTACAAAGGGGATGCATCTATAAGCATAAGCAATCCTACCCTTAAGGACAATGGGACATTCAGCTGTGCTGTGAAGAATCCCCCAGACGTGCACCATAATATCCCCCTGACAGAGCTAACGGTCACAGAAAGGG gTTTTGGCACCATGCTATCCTCTGTAGCCCTTCTTTCCATTCTCGTCTTCATTCCCTCAGTAGTGGTGGTGGTTCTGCTGCTGCTGAGAATGGGGAGGAAGGCTGCGGGGCTGAAGAAGAGGAGCAAGTCTGGCTATAAGAAATCATCTATTGAAGTTTCAGATGA CACTGACCAGGAGGAGAAAGACGAGTGCATGGCAAGGCTTTGTGTCCGTTGTGCCGAGTGTCTG GATTCAGACTATGAAGAGACATACTGA